The Amylolactobacillus amylophilus DSM 20533 = JCM 1125 genome contains a region encoding:
- a CDS encoding MutS-related protein: MNTAMLNKIQFDQIREQVAHYVLGNHTKERLDATLPSSNLATVSNWQQETKEARFILDSGQHVPFMGITRIDALFKKIAKGLILTPNELSTFSAHVAQIATILRHTGRNTLILLDELGSGTEPGEGAALAIAVMESLYRMGGLIVATTHYAEIKNFAERHADFIPAAMAFDNETLTPKYQLQLGQVGASQALWIARKMQITPAVVQRAAHYINHADYQLDKIEFKNITQKSTLKKNTRPLFKRGDRVLVKTNHTPALIFKDEDEMQDTLLISQDDEIKEVLKKRIELITPATELYPAGYNLDNLFGKYSDRKKEHDLLRGAKSAQKRLDQEMRARRKAQA; encoded by the coding sequence ATGAATACCGCAATGCTTAATAAAATTCAATTCGACCAAATTAGAGAACAGGTTGCCCACTACGTGCTGGGAAATCACACAAAGGAAAGGCTTGATGCGACTTTGCCGTCGTCTAACCTGGCCACTGTTAGCAATTGGCAACAAGAAACTAAGGAGGCTCGTTTCATCTTAGACAGCGGGCAGCACGTGCCCTTCATGGGGATTACGAGGATCGATGCGCTTTTCAAAAAAATCGCCAAGGGCCTCATTCTCACTCCGAATGAGTTGAGCACGTTCTCCGCTCACGTGGCCCAGATTGCCACAATTCTCCGGCACACAGGACGAAACACGCTGATTCTGCTGGATGAGCTTGGGAGTGGCACGGAGCCAGGAGAAGGTGCTGCTCTCGCAATTGCCGTGATGGAGTCCTTGTATCGCATGGGCGGGCTAATCGTTGCTACCACCCACTATGCTGAAATCAAGAACTTTGCCGAGCGCCACGCGGACTTTATTCCCGCAGCGATGGCCTTTGATAATGAGACCTTAACGCCGAAATACCAACTGCAGTTGGGGCAAGTTGGCGCCAGCCAGGCTTTATGGATCGCCCGGAAGATGCAGATCACTCCCGCTGTTGTGCAGCGTGCTGCGCACTACATCAATCACGCTGATTATCAGTTAGACAAGATTGAATTTAAAAATATCACGCAAAAAAGTACACTAAAAAAGAACACACGTCCCCTATTTAAACGCGGTGACCGCGTGCTCGTGAAGACCAATCATACGCCAGCTTTGATTTTCAAGGATGAAGATGAGATGCAAGACACGCTTCTAATCTCTCAAGATGATGAAATTAAAGAGGTGCTGAAGAAGCGCATCGAGTTGATCACACCGGCTACAGAACTGTACCCTGCCGGCTATAATCTGGATAATTTATTTGGCAAATATTCGGACAGAAAAAAAGAGCATGATCTCCTACGCGGTGCAAAGAGTGCGCAAAAGCGGCTCGATCAAGAAATGCGTGCGCGGAGAAAGGCGCAAGCCTAA
- a CDS encoding ASCH domain-containing protein — MMNAKEFFEQARQVNAVPQDADLNDAWAFGVNASDLAKLVLHGVKTATSSGFEIYDVTHESLPKAGTYDVLLDDDHKPVCIILIDTVEVVPFSHVSAEHAFKEGEGDRALLSWQINHAKFFHRDYKKHKLVFNRHTSHVVLETFHVVFPTK, encoded by the coding sequence ATGATGAACGCAAAAGAATTTTTTGAGCAGGCAAGACAAGTAAATGCCGTACCGCAAGATGCCGACCTGAACGACGCATGGGCATTCGGCGTTAACGCATCCGATTTGGCAAAATTGGTACTGCATGGAGTTAAAACGGCCACATCAAGTGGCTTTGAGATTTATGATGTGACGCATGAGTCCCTGCCAAAGGCAGGCACCTATGATGTACTGCTTGACGATGATCACAAGCCCGTTTGTATCATTCTAATTGATACCGTGGAGGTCGTGCCATTTAGTCATGTTAGTGCTGAGCACGCCTTCAAGGAGGGCGAAGGAGACCGGGCGCTTTTGAGTTGGCAGATCAATCACGCCAAATTCTTCCACCGAGATTATAAGAAACACAAGCTGGTTTTCAACCGGCACACTTCGCATGTTGTGCTCGAAACATTTCATGTTGTATTTCCCACCAAATAA
- a CDS encoding LLM class flavin-dependent oxidoreductase: MTKYEFGLNTFGDVAIDDKTGESMTYGESLRNLVQEAKLADELGINVIALGEHHRDEFSVSSPEIVLAAMAQETNNIRLGTAVTVLSSDDPVRVYERFATLDGLSNGRTEIMLGRGSFTESYPLFGYDLENYNELFEEKVALWAELLKGERFSWNGTLTQKLTDVEIYPKVDKGHQIRTTVGVGGTPESIVRAVHYGFPVMLAIIGGQPIRFKPYVDLYNRAAEQFNQPIEPLGMHSHGVIADTEEEAMEIGFEYIKKEMDKIGIDRGWAPMTRERFEFEVAEGSYYVGTPEVVAQKIAKNMKDLGMKRFDLVYGTGGQFQSDREKTIKLYGEVVIPRVKELLGDAE; this comes from the coding sequence ATGACGAAATATGAATTTGGTTTAAATACGTTTGGTGATGTGGCGATAGATGATAAGACTGGCGAATCAATGACTTACGGTGAGTCTTTGCGCAATCTAGTCCAGGAGGCCAAGCTGGCCGATGAACTGGGGATTAATGTGATCGCGCTTGGTGAACATCACCGTGATGAATTCTCAGTTTCCAGTCCTGAAATTGTGTTAGCTGCGATGGCCCAGGAAACCAATAATATTCGTCTGGGGACGGCCGTAACGGTGCTCAGTTCTGACGATCCGGTCCGGGTGTATGAGCGTTTTGCCACGCTCGACGGCCTATCGAATGGGCGCACAGAAATCATGCTTGGTCGTGGTTCATTCACGGAATCCTACCCGCTCTTCGGTTATGACCTGGAGAATTACAATGAACTCTTTGAGGAAAAAGTCGCGCTGTGGGCTGAATTATTGAAGGGCGAACGTTTCAGCTGGAATGGTACATTGACCCAGAAGTTGACCGACGTGGAAATTTACCCGAAAGTCGACAAGGGACACCAGATTAGAACAACCGTTGGTGTTGGTGGTACGCCAGAGTCAATCGTGCGTGCGGTTCACTACGGTTTCCCAGTGATGTTGGCGATTATTGGTGGTCAACCAATTCGCTTCAAGCCATATGTTGATCTTTATAATCGTGCTGCTGAGCAGTTTAATCAACCAATCGAACCACTGGGGATGCACTCACACGGTGTGATTGCTGATACCGAAGAGGAGGCAATGGAGATTGGGTTTGAGTACATTAAGAAAGAGATGGATAAGATTGGAATCGACCGTGGCTGGGCACCGATGACTCGTGAACGTTTTGAGTTTGAAGTTGCCGAAGGGTCTTACTATGTCGGTACACCAGAAGTGGTTGCACAAAAAATTGCTAAGAACATGAAGGATCTCGGCATGAAACGCTTCGATCTCGTCTACGGTACTGGTGGTCAATTCCAATCTGATCGTGAGAAGACCATCAAGCTTTATGGTGAAGTTGTGATTCCTCGTGTGAAAGAATTACTAGGAGATGCAGAATAA
- a CDS encoding putative metal homeostasis protein, whose protein sequence is MKQANLGRAYRELKSPNKKTKGRALKLIKEAQRKQAKGK, encoded by the coding sequence ATGAAGCAAGCGAATTTAGGAAGGGCCTATCGCGAATTGAAGAGTCCGAATAAAAAGACCAAGGGACGCGCGTTGAAGCTGATTAAGGAAGCACAACGGAAGCAGGCCAAAGGTAAATAA
- a CDS encoding 2-dehydropantoate 2-reductase, translating into MKIAIAGAGAMGSRIGLMLHRAGNEVILIDRWAAHIQMIRDHGLRANYNGEDIVEHMQIYSPEEIDAKHESVDLIVALTKSMGLREMFEEIKPIITENTYVLSLMNGLGHAEDLAEFVDRDHIILGVTMWTAAMEGPGKVKLFGTGNIELQNLAPAGATFTKDVVQIFDDAGLNATYSQNVKYSIWRKACVNGTLNGLCTILDTNITGVGTTSTAAEMVQTIINEFALVAAKEGIELDQTEVYEHITATYDPAGIGLHYPSMYQDLIKNQRLTEIDYINGAVAAKGKKYGISTPYCTFLTQLVHAKEEILGAK; encoded by the coding sequence ATGAAAATAGCAATTGCTGGTGCAGGAGCGATGGGAAGTAGAATAGGCCTAATGCTTCATCGGGCCGGAAACGAGGTTATCTTGATTGACCGTTGGGCAGCTCACATCCAGATGATTAGAGATCATGGACTGAGGGCGAACTATAACGGTGAAGATATCGTCGAGCACATGCAGATATACTCACCCGAGGAAATTGACGCTAAACACGAGTCAGTTGACCTGATTGTTGCCTTGACGAAGTCGATGGGCCTGCGGGAAATGTTTGAAGAAATTAAGCCGATCATTACAGAGAATACGTATGTTCTTAGCCTGATGAACGGTTTGGGTCATGCCGAAGATTTAGCAGAGTTTGTGGATCGGGACCACATTATTCTGGGAGTCACGATGTGGACCGCTGCGATGGAGGGGCCAGGCAAAGTTAAGTTGTTTGGCACTGGCAACATCGAATTGCAGAATCTCGCGCCTGCGGGTGCCACGTTCACAAAAGACGTGGTCCAAATCTTTGATGATGCAGGTCTTAATGCAACATACAGTCAGAATGTGAAGTATTCTATCTGGCGTAAAGCTTGTGTCAACGGTACATTGAATGGCTTATGTACAATCCTTGATACAAATATTACGGGTGTGGGGACGACATCCACTGCTGCCGAAATGGTCCAAACAATCATTAATGAGTTCGCCTTAGTCGCCGCAAAAGAAGGGATAGAGCTTGATCAAACCGAGGTATACGAGCACATTACTGCAACGTACGATCCTGCTGGAATTGGGCTCCATTATCCGTCCATGTACCAGGATTTAATCAAGAATCAGCGATTAACCGAGATTGACTACATCAATGGTGCCGTCGCTGCCAAAGGAAAGAAGTACGGGATCAGTACGCCGTATTGTACCTTCCTCACGCAGTTAGTGCACGCGAAGGAAGAGATTCTGGGCGCAAAGTAG
- the rpmG gene encoding 50S ribosomal protein L33 gives MRVNILFEAPETGERLYLTTKNKRNQPERLELMKYSQKLRRKTLFREVK, from the coding sequence ATGCGTGTGAATATACTATTTGAGGCGCCAGAAACTGGTGAAAGACTTTACCTGACCACAAAGAATAAACGAAACCAGCCAGAACGATTGGAGTTGATGAAGTACTCCCAGAAACTGCGTCGGAAAACTCTTTTTCGTGAAGTTAAATAG
- a CDS encoding NADPH-dependent F420 reductase, giving the protein MAKPVIGILGAGKLGTTLARLGDQAGYYVLIANSKPAKESAWIINAVAHNARVVDTAGVLAGADTIILALPLSKYDRLESNALDGKLVLDAMNYWWEVDGTINHVSSIHKSSSEVMQDYFKGAKIVKAFNHMGYHDLEIEADRNLRVKKVIAFATDHPEVRAEAANIISQFGFEPYDLGELRHGQILEPGSPLFGADLPLDEFTAMVKTLPDTKLGQRIIEARGAL; this is encoded by the coding sequence ATGGCAAAACCAGTTATCGGAATTTTAGGAGCCGGAAAGCTCGGTACAACGCTAGCTCGGTTGGGTGACCAAGCAGGATATTATGTCCTAATTGCTAACTCTAAGCCGGCAAAGGAAAGTGCCTGGATTATCAATGCTGTTGCGCATAATGCACGGGTCGTAGATACAGCCGGTGTGTTAGCCGGTGCCGACACAATCATTCTGGCGCTGCCCTTGAGCAAGTATGACCGGTTAGAGAGCAACGCTCTCGATGGTAAGTTGGTTCTCGACGCAATGAATTATTGGTGGGAGGTTGACGGAACCATCAACCATGTCTCGAGTATCCACAAGTCATCTAGTGAAGTAATGCAGGATTATTTCAAGGGTGCCAAGATTGTGAAGGCCTTTAATCATATGGGTTACCATGACTTGGAGATTGAGGCTGATAGAAATCTGCGGGTCAAGAAGGTCATTGCATTTGCCACCGATCATCCAGAGGTAAGAGCAGAGGCAGCCAATATTATTAGCCAATTTGGCTTTGAGCCCTATGACTTAGGTGAACTACGGCACGGACAGATTCTTGAGCCGGGCAGTCCGCTGTTTGGCGCCGACCTACCCCTGGATGAGTTTACTGCGATGGTTAAGACACTGCCGGATACCAAACTCGGGCAGCGCATTATTGAGGCTCGTGGCGCACTGTAA
- a CDS encoding oxidoreductase yields MLNIIADLLDSAKIKSTVTKTLSPISAVNLREALRFVETNHMLGKVVVTK; encoded by the coding sequence ATTCTCAACATTATTGCTGATCTCCTAGATTCCGCAAAAATAAAAAGTACGGTCACCAAAACGCTCAGCCCAATCAGCGCCGTTAACTTGCGTGAGGCACTCAGATTTGTGGAAACAAACCACATGCTTGGTAAGGTTGTCGTAACTAAATGA
- a CDS encoding nucleoside phosphorylase, which yields MLDFDPDQKAVLEPRTEKLPFKFQRRLLFAFVEREDVEHFLEQVPHVIAGKFETISFSPNVYEVDYHGEKFTLCQAPLGAPAATQLLDWLISYGVEQVLAFGNAGALIDLPENAMLISIRALRDEGTSFHYIKPGQFVDLQSAFLDQIEDILNELGQTYAEITTWTTDGFFRETPRKVKEFRQLGAAMVEMECAGMAACAQFRKIDFAPILFAADSLADVLHYDYRSWGAQAHRLGLGIGAQVLAKL from the coding sequence CTGTTAGACTTTGACCCAGATCAAAAGGCGGTCCTCGAGCCTCGGACGGAGAAACTCCCGTTTAAATTTCAGCGACGATTATTATTTGCATTCGTTGAACGTGAGGATGTTGAGCATTTCCTGGAGCAGGTCCCCCACGTAATTGCAGGCAAATTTGAGACCATCTCATTTAGCCCAAATGTCTACGAAGTTGATTATCACGGTGAGAAATTCACACTGTGCCAAGCACCACTGGGTGCGCCGGCAGCGACACAATTGCTAGATTGGCTTATTTCCTACGGCGTAGAGCAGGTTCTGGCTTTTGGTAACGCAGGTGCACTCATTGATTTACCAGAGAATGCCATGTTGATCTCCATAAGGGCACTTCGTGATGAGGGGACCTCGTTTCATTACATAAAACCCGGTCAGTTTGTTGATTTACAGTCGGCTTTCCTGGATCAAATTGAAGATATTCTGAATGAGCTTGGCCAGACATATGCGGAAATTACGACCTGGACCACGGATGGTTTCTTCAGAGAGACACCAAGAAAGGTGAAGGAATTTCGGCAGCTGGGTGCGGCGATGGTCGAAATGGAATGTGCTGGGATGGCTGCATGTGCGCAATTTAGAAAGATTGACTTTGCCCCAATTCTCTTCGCGGCGGACTCTTTGGCGGACGTTTTGCATTATGATTATCGTAGCTGGGGTGCACAAGCCCATCGACTAGGCCTAGGAATTGGTGCACAAGTGTTAGCTAAACTATAA
- a CDS encoding FAD/NAD(P)-binding protein: protein MKVSIIGAGPRGIATLTRIVAWYEREHEENEAIAELEVRLFDQFPIGGHIWRIDQPTELIMNTPTAHTTLYTDETVQMHGPLRTGPTLYEWLRDFAPDFISEQGEPDAADLIAVARRLGPNDYAPRRLYGVYQRFVFKQLQQHLPAGVKLTFVQDLVQDLVPLNPGFRVVTSEGSFEADNVIVASGHFTNQATIDQQELIDFAAKSNVTYLPPMFPGDADLSVIQPQENVFVRGLGLSFYDYMAELTIGRGGWFEPVGNKLHYHVSGSEPHIIAGSRRGFPYYPKPNNEKGYGEKIRPSFVTKEKLTQLGEAGELTGNVLFGLMKREIELVYYSLLLHQKDREAEIADFRTQYQATTDPAVLIDRLFDRAEQLDLDFVFNPEQRALASTNYQDFVVEFLQQLIKDATAGNKHGPITGALEAFKDLRDQIRFVVEQGYLSNDEYLDFLIRKYTPLQNFIATGPPVLRLKQLVALIKVGIVELVPAGMQVRPVNDHFEAISKRKPQFQYEARYLVDARIPVNDNEVTANPLIKKLLERGLASLDARQLADGTSFLTRAINVEQQTDRLITADKEVVANLYLWGVPTEGKHWFTNVSFRPGVNDNSLITADRIAEAIFSPSMLVETPLAV, encoded by the coding sequence ATGAAAGTTTCAATTATTGGTGCTGGTCCGCGGGGAATCGCTACTCTAACGAGAATTGTGGCTTGGTACGAAAGAGAACACGAAGAGAATGAAGCGATAGCCGAGTTAGAGGTGCGCTTGTTCGATCAATTTCCTATTGGTGGGCATATTTGGCGGATTGACCAACCCACAGAGTTGATTATGAACACGCCAACTGCCCATACGACACTCTATACTGACGAGACCGTACAAATGCACGGTCCGCTTAGAACTGGACCGACTCTGTATGAGTGGCTGCGTGACTTTGCCCCTGACTTTATTTCGGAGCAGGGTGAACCTGACGCGGCGGATTTAATTGCTGTTGCCAGGCGCCTGGGACCAAATGATTATGCCCCACGGCGGCTCTATGGTGTTTATCAAAGGTTCGTTTTCAAACAACTGCAGCAGCATCTTCCAGCAGGAGTTAAACTAACGTTCGTCCAGGACTTGGTTCAGGACTTGGTACCACTGAACCCGGGGTTTCGGGTAGTTACGAGTGAGGGCAGCTTCGAGGCAGATAACGTCATTGTCGCCTCAGGCCATTTCACAAACCAGGCGACGATTGACCAACAAGAGCTGATTGATTTTGCAGCTAAAAGCAATGTGACTTACCTGCCGCCAATGTTCCCTGGCGATGCTGACTTGAGTGTGATTCAACCACAAGAGAATGTCTTTGTCCGTGGGCTAGGGCTCAGCTTCTATGACTACATGGCGGAGTTAACCATCGGGCGTGGCGGCTGGTTTGAGCCGGTGGGCAACAAGTTGCACTATCATGTTTCTGGGAGTGAGCCACACATCATTGCGGGCTCCAGAAGGGGCTTTCCGTATTACCCGAAGCCAAACAATGAGAAAGGTTATGGTGAGAAAATCAGACCAAGTTTTGTCACCAAGGAAAAGCTGACGCAGTTGGGTGAGGCCGGTGAGTTAACGGGTAATGTTCTGTTTGGTCTGATGAAAAGAGAAATCGAGCTGGTCTATTACTCGTTATTGCTCCACCAGAAAGATCGGGAAGCAGAAATTGCCGACTTTAGAACGCAATATCAGGCGACTACTGACCCTGCCGTTCTCATTGACCGGCTGTTTGATCGAGCAGAACAATTAGATCTAGATTTCGTCTTCAATCCTGAGCAACGAGCGCTCGCGAGCACAAATTATCAGGATTTTGTGGTCGAGTTCTTGCAGCAGCTTATTAAGGATGCGACTGCGGGAAATAAGCATGGTCCAATCACGGGTGCACTGGAGGCCTTCAAGGATCTGCGCGACCAAATTCGTTTCGTGGTTGAACAGGGATACCTTTCAAACGATGAGTACCTCGATTTCTTGATTAGAAAATATACCCCATTACAGAATTTCATTGCGACAGGACCACCAGTATTGCGACTGAAACAGCTAGTTGCTTTAATCAAGGTGGGGATTGTGGAGTTGGTGCCAGCCGGGATGCAGGTGCGCCCAGTTAATGACCATTTCGAAGCGATTAGTAAGCGTAAGCCACAGTTCCAATATGAAGCACGGTACTTGGTGGACGCCCGGATTCCGGTCAATGACAACGAGGTGACAGCAAATCCGTTGATCAAAAAGTTGTTGGAGCGGGGATTAGCTTCACTTGACGCCCGTCAGCTTGCTGATGGCACTAGTTTTTTGACTCGGGCAATTAATGTTGAACAACAGACGGACCGGTTAATCACGGCAGACAAAGAAGTGGTAGCTAATCTTTATCTCTGGGGTGTGCCAACTGAGGGGAAGCACTGGTTCACAAATGTCAGTTTCCGCCCGGGTGTGAACGATAATAGCCTGATTACGGCGGACCGGATTGCCGAGGCCATTTTCAGCCCGTCAATGCTTGTAGAAACACCATTAGCAGTCTAA